The stretch of DNA CGAGGTACCTCCATCGCGAGCAGGCTCACTCCTACAGAGGACAGCGATCTCCTGTAAGAGTGAGCCTGCTCGCGATGAGGCCCTCGAAAATCACACAGACTCTGATCAGCCCCGGCGCCAAACCCCTTTCCCGTTTAACCGCGCCCGGTCATGGGCAACAGTAAAATCCTGCTCCGGTCCCTTCGGCACAATCCCCGTCGGGTTAATGGTCTTGTGGCTGCCGTAGTAATGATTCTTGATGTGCTGGAAATCCACCGTCTCGGCAATCCCCGGCAGCTGATACACCTCACGCAGCCAGCTCGACAGATTCGGGTAATCGGCAATCCGCCGCAGGTTGCACTTGAAGTGCCCGTGATACACCGCGTCAAAACGAATCATCGTGGTGAACAGGCGGATGTCTGCTTCAGTCAGGTATTCCCCGCTCAGATAACGGTTGGCGCCCAAAACGCGCTCAAGGTGATCGAGCTCGGCAAACACCTCATCGAATGCTTCTTCATAAGCCTGTTGCGAAGTCGCAAAGCCTGCGCGATAGACACCGTTGTTTACCGCTGGATAGATCCGCTCGTTCAGCGCATCGATCTCGCCGCGTAATGGTGCCGGGTAGAAATCCAGATCGTTGCCAGTCAGGTCATCAAAGGCGCTGTTGAACATGCGGATGATCTCCGCCGACTCATTGCTGACGATGCGCTTGAGCTTCTTGTCCCACAGCACCGGCACGGTGACGCGGCCGGTGTAGTCGGCAGTGTCGGCGGTGTAGCGCTGATGCATGAATTCAAAGCCATCAAGCTTGTCGCCCGTCGAACCAAGTGCTTTGTCGAAGGTCCAGCCGTTTTCCAGCATCAACCAACTGACCACCGAAACGTCGACCAGTCTTTCCAGACCTTTGAGCTTGCGCAGGATCAGCGTGCGATGCGCCCAAGGACAGGCGAGAGAAACGTAGAGGTGATAACGCCCGACTTCGGCGGCAAAACCACCTTCACCGCTCGGCCCGGGCTGGCCGTCAGCGGTAACCCAGTGGCGGCGCTGCGCCTGTTCGCGCTGGAACGCGCCGTCCTTGCTGCTTTCGTACCACTTGTCCTGCCAGTGGCCATCAACGAGTAAACCCATGATCAAGACTCCACAATCCAATAAGCGTTGGAGCCGAGTCTATTCCGATGAGTTCGAACAAAAAGCGCAAAGATCGGGCGTCGATGATCGGTTAAATCGATTTGTTGCGCGCCGCCCAGTACTGCTCGGCGGTTTCGAACGCATGCTCGCGGCTTCGCCCGAGGCCGCGCAGAGCCAAGGCCATGGTCGAGATCAGGGCCATTTGCGGATAGCTGTCGACCACCTCGCCGCGCCACACAGCCTTCAGATGTTCAACATCCAGCGTGGCCGGTTTGACGTGGCGCTGGCTCGACAGTTGC from Pseudomonas sp. P8_229 encodes:
- a CDS encoding glutathione S-transferase family protein, which produces MGLLVDGHWQDKWYESSKDGAFQREQAQRRHWVTADGQPGPSGEGGFAAEVGRYHLYVSLACPWAHRTLILRKLKGLERLVDVSVVSWLMLENGWTFDKALGSTGDKLDGFEFMHQRYTADTADYTGRVTVPVLWDKKLKRIVSNESAEIIRMFNSAFDDLTGNDLDFYPAPLRGEIDALNERIYPAVNNGVYRAGFATSQQAYEEAFDEVFAELDHLERVLGANRYLSGEYLTEADIRLFTTMIRFDAVYHGHFKCNLRRIADYPNLSSWLREVYQLPGIAETVDFQHIKNHYYGSHKTINPTGIVPKGPEQDFTVAHDRARLNGKGVWRRG